Proteins encoded in a region of the Bacillus sp. T3 genome:
- a CDS encoding IclR family transcriptional regulator, translating to MTSSSENKYILSSVKNAMRILRLFKVGREEFSVTDIAKQTNLPKSTASRLITMMVDEGFLTKNPKTNQYRLGLSILSLGGVINSHRELYMEAQPIVHQIVEELGETAHICLLENDEIAYLFRTEGKESVRLLTYMGRKNPVHCTSEGLAILAFQDEKVIQKYLEKDLYAYTESTITDKEQLQDFLLRIQNDGYVVSKDHYYEGFVGIAAPIRDYTENVVASISVVGPTSRITEEKYPYFIKKITKAAEEISMLMGYYFD from the coding sequence GTGACTAGTAGTTCAGAAAACAAATACATCTTGTCCTCCGTAAAAAATGCGATGAGGATTCTCCGTCTCTTTAAAGTAGGCAGAGAGGAATTTAGCGTAACTGATATAGCAAAACAGACTAACTTACCAAAAAGTACTGCCTCGCGACTGATCACCATGATGGTCGATGAAGGGTTTTTAACAAAAAATCCAAAAACCAATCAATATCGACTGGGATTATCCATCCTCAGTTTGGGAGGGGTGATCAACAGTCATCGAGAATTGTATATGGAAGCTCAACCCATTGTTCATCAGATTGTAGAGGAACTAGGCGAAACTGCTCATATCTGTCTTTTGGAGAATGATGAAATTGCCTATTTATTCCGCACGGAAGGTAAAGAATCTGTCCGTCTCTTAACCTATATGGGTCGAAAAAACCCCGTTCATTGTACGAGTGAGGGCCTTGCCATATTAGCTTTTCAAGATGAAAAAGTCATTCAAAAATATTTAGAAAAAGATCTTTATGCCTATACGGAATCAACTATTACTGATAAGGAACAATTACAAGATTTTTTGCTTAGGATTCAAAACGACGGTTATGTCGTTTCTAAGGATCATTATTACGAGGGGTTTGTAGGAATTGCTGCGCCTATTCGTGATTATACTGAAAATGTTGTTGCATCAATTTCAGTTGTTGGTCCAACCTCCAGAATTACTGAAGAAAAATATCCATATTTTATTAAAAAAATAACAAAGGCTGCCGAAGAAATTTCCATGTTAATGGGGTATTATTTTGATTAA
- a CDS encoding NAD(P)/FAD-dependent oxidoreductase, protein MGKTNKTDVIVVGAGPVGLVAGLALKQKGINSVVIEADPHGRPRPGSRAIYIHNATLAHLEEVSKGLGFTLAANGIIWPINRTLYKGKEVYVRNYGFTNNQDPNKLPHFTSLHQDEIERHMYEACLAAGVEIVWDSPVKELEITDHGAVITTASGETWEAQYVIGSDGARSVIREQAGLALEGPRTQDTFLVLDVKEDEENPLPLERTFHYQHQAVGGRNVMFVPFKGGWRVDLQLLEGDNPDDFTSIEGVKQWLPKVMDPKYADRVTWVSTYRFHQVVANSFTDEKRRVILAGEAAHLFAPFGARGLNSGVPDVVIAVKGIEQALQAESEVERKQAIYAAANERRIAANWNRDCSTTALHHLQGDSPEMNLKRELAASLVPVAPRLGRWLEEGPYGPKFGPPELTTKY, encoded by the coding sequence ATGGGAAAAACAAACAAAACAGATGTTATCGTTGTGGGAGCAGGGCCAGTTGGATTAGTAGCAGGTCTCGCATTAAAACAAAAGGGAATAAATTCCGTAGTAATTGAAGCAGATCCACATGGCCGTCCACGTCCAGGCAGTAGAGCAATATATATCCACAACGCAACATTAGCACACCTAGAGGAAGTTTCAAAAGGTCTAGGATTTACTCTTGCGGCAAATGGCATTATTTGGCCAATCAATCGTACGCTGTACAAAGGAAAGGAAGTTTATGTTCGGAATTATGGATTTACGAATAATCAAGATCCTAACAAATTACCTCATTTTACATCACTTCATCAAGATGAAATTGAAAGACATATGTACGAAGCTTGTCTAGCAGCAGGTGTGGAGATTGTTTGGGATTCACCAGTAAAGGAACTTGAAATAACAGATCATGGAGCTGTCATAACGACTGCATCAGGAGAAACCTGGGAAGCTCAATATGTCATTGGTAGCGATGGTGCCCGATCAGTGATAAGAGAACAAGCTGGTCTCGCTTTAGAAGGTCCACGGACACAGGATACATTCCTTGTTCTTGATGTAAAAGAAGATGAAGAAAATCCATTACCGTTAGAACGTACTTTCCATTATCAACATCAAGCTGTTGGTGGTCGTAATGTTATGTTCGTACCATTTAAAGGTGGTTGGCGAGTAGATCTTCAATTACTGGAAGGTGATAATCCGGATGACTTTACTAGCATCGAAGGAGTGAAACAATGGCTTCCGAAGGTGATGGATCCGAAATACGCTGATCGAGTGACTTGGGTATCGACTTATCGTTTCCACCAAGTAGTGGCGAATTCGTTTACTGATGAAAAGCGCCGAGTGATTCTTGCAGGTGAAGCAGCGCATTTATTTGCTCCATTTGGCGCACGAGGACTAAACTCAGGGGTGCCAGATGTAGTCATTGCGGTTAAGGGGATTGAGCAAGCACTTCAAGCTGAGTCAGAGGTAGAACGTAAACAGGCAATTTATGCTGCTGCTAATGAACGTCGGATTGCGGCGAATTGGAACCGTGATTGCTCAACCACCGCACTACATCACCTTCAGGGAGATTCGCCAGAAATGAATTTAAAGCGCGAGCTTGCTGCATCTCTTGTTCCTGTGGCTCCAAGACTTGGTCGCTGGTTAGAGGAAGGTCCATATGGTCCTAAATTCGGACCACCAGAATTAACAACGAAATATTAA
- a CDS encoding fumarylacetoacetate hydrolase family protein, producing the protein MKIAIFNDNLLGVVKGEAVVDISNVVGWKPENTPESFLNLVENFDQLKGKIELELDACQAFAIGEVQFKSQVPTTGKIWAAPVNYRNHQIEMNKLFNNAPRTIEELGLFLKSPESLSGPSDPVLLPFKDRRTDHEAELGYVVGKKAKNVQASEVKNYIFGYFALIDISVRGNEERTWRKSFDTFTPIGPWIVTADEIENPNDLAMKLWVNDELRQDGSTKHLIYDCFKCFELANHNMTLNPGDIIATGTPEGVGPIEAGDRIRIEIEKVGEFTVDVQYAGVTEYSSASK; encoded by the coding sequence ATGAAAATAGCAATCTTTAATGATAATCTCCTCGGTGTAGTGAAAGGTGAAGCGGTAGTTGATATTTCAAATGTAGTAGGGTGGAAACCAGAAAATACCCCTGAATCTTTTCTTAATCTGGTTGAAAATTTTGACCAGTTAAAGGGAAAGATTGAGCTAGAATTAGATGCATGCCAAGCTTTCGCAATAGGTGAAGTACAGTTTAAGTCCCAGGTTCCGACAACAGGGAAAATTTGGGCTGCTCCTGTAAACTATCGAAACCACCAAATCGAAATGAACAAATTGTTCAATAATGCTCCTCGAACTATTGAAGAACTTGGGCTGTTTTTAAAATCTCCTGAATCCTTATCTGGTCCTTCTGATCCCGTTTTATTACCTTTTAAAGACCGTAGAACCGACCATGAGGCTGAACTGGGCTATGTTGTTGGGAAGAAAGCTAAGAATGTTCAAGCATCAGAAGTTAAGAATTATATTTTTGGTTATTTTGCACTAATTGACATTTCGGTGAGAGGTAATGAAGAAAGAACGTGGCGAAAATCCTTTGATACATTTACCCCTATCGGCCCATGGATTGTGACAGCAGATGAAATTGAAAATCCAAATGACTTGGCGATGAAGCTATGGGTAAATGATGAACTCCGACAGGATGGAAGTACAAAGCATTTAATTTATGATTGCTTCAAATGCTTTGAACTAGCAAATCATAATATGACCCTTAATCCTGGCGACATTATTGCTACTGGAACACCTGAGGGTGTAGGTCCAATTGAAGCTGGGGACCGCATCCGGATTGAAATTGAAAAGGTTGGAGAATTTACAGTAGATGTACAATATGCTGGCGTGACAGAGTATAGTTCTGCTAGTAAATAG
- a CDS encoding cupin domain-containing protein — translation MEKPSVPTQDDLDQYYEGMKKNHLGPLWYDLGHMVTKEPVHHVEPYLWKWKTLREYVLKAGDLLEPGKDAERRVVYLQNPSLLKYGLIGYGTHTLYAGIQLLLPGESAPSHHHSQSAIRFIIEGSGAYTAVNGEKTYMERGDMVLTPAWTWHEHKHEGTEPVFWLDGLDVGLVRTLAASFFEPYEEGSYPLESPDNYSTKQFSLGAFKKLNENKTPGYPSPIYGYKFDRVKYLLSQMNEADYDPFDGYAIEYINPTTGGSADSRIGTMMQKLTSGQQTKAHRHVHSAIFHVLKGKGYTIIDGQKFEWEKGDFFILPPWSYHEHVNTGDSDVYLFSFNDKPVMEKLELEFSENYKANDGHQTIEKVFVPEGDVE, via the coding sequence ATGGAGAAACCTTCTGTCCCAACTCAGGATGATTTGGATCAGTATTATGAAGGGATGAAAAAAAATCACCTTGGACCACTTTGGTATGACCTTGGACATATGGTAACAAAAGAGCCTGTTCATCATGTTGAACCTTATTTGTGGAAATGGAAAACGTTACGTGAATATGTATTGAAAGCCGGCGATCTACTAGAACCTGGGAAGGATGCAGAACGCCGTGTTGTGTATTTGCAAAACCCCAGTTTATTAAAGTATGGCCTAATTGGATATGGAACTCATACCCTTTATGCTGGAATTCAGCTATTGCTTCCAGGGGAAAGTGCTCCCTCCCATCATCATTCACAGTCGGCGATCCGTTTTATTATTGAAGGAAGTGGGGCTTATACAGCCGTAAATGGTGAAAAAACCTACATGGAGCGCGGAGATATGGTTTTAACTCCTGCATGGACATGGCATGAACATAAACATGAAGGGACAGAACCGGTATTTTGGCTGGATGGTCTTGACGTAGGGTTAGTTCGAACCCTAGCTGCGTCCTTTTTTGAACCTTATGAAGAAGGATCCTATCCATTAGAATCTCCTGATAATTATTCTACCAAGCAGTTCTCATTGGGTGCATTTAAGAAATTAAATGAAAACAAAACACCAGGATACCCATCCCCTATCTATGGATATAAATTTGATCGGGTAAAGTATCTATTGAGTCAAATGAATGAAGCAGATTACGATCCATTTGATGGATACGCGATTGAATATATTAATCCGACAACGGGAGGTTCTGCTGATTCCAGAATCGGTACGATGATGCAAAAATTAACATCAGGACAACAAACAAAGGCACATCGTCATGTACACAGCGCTATCTTTCATGTCTTAAAAGGAAAAGGCTATACGATTATTGATGGTCAAAAGTTTGAATGGGAGAAAGGGGATTTCTTTATTTTGCCGCCATGGAGCTATCATGAACACGTTAATACAGGCGATAGTGATGTCTATCTTTTCTCATTTAACGATAAACCGGTTATGGAAAAATTAGAACTTGAATTTAGTGAAAATTATAAAGCCAACGATGGTCATCAAACAATCGAGAAAGTGTTTGTCCCTGAAGGAGACGTTGAATAA